A genomic segment from Acetomicrobium sp. S15 = DSM 107314 encodes:
- the tilS gene encoding tRNA lysidine(34) synthetase TilS: MKERNIGNKLLYRCRQRLMESGERQEWWKDEGPMLVAVSGGGDSVALLWLLKEFWGGQIAAAHLEHGIRGDDSKDDARFVAELCSQWGVPLIMESVSVPELQRPGEGLEAAARRIRYSFLRRAIKETGARWIALGHTKDDVVETVLFNLFRGSGIYGLAGIPERRGELVRPLIEMRRGELRELLKEHSIPWREDSTNLDVRYSRNLIRNELVPWLEERLNPNACEHVAALAAEAFAWRKVHDGRCDAILETVRAELPLSFVAWRRAAALALVNEDVTLSSLVRREGMCLGLKALSRGRTVELASLIEKGGIWRFQWEKDIEVCGSSSHIAWVRRDVLKGGPAPLYVSIGEALSMRMLQWGPWRFIFEEAPLEAAPHVGTHQARICCRSKDETVMVAPVRRFCDIKHLNTFVPWWLEAWWPILSISSTITYWMPLYGGCHEPQNASGPRMSICVACTVEEERQSVRGE, translated from the coding sequence GTGAAGGAGAGAAATATAGGCAATAAATTGCTATATCGTTGCCGCCAGCGGCTCATGGAAAGCGGCGAGCGTCAGGAGTGGTGGAAAGACGAAGGCCCGATGCTTGTGGCTGTGTCGGGAGGGGGTGACTCTGTTGCGCTCCTCTGGTTGCTCAAAGAATTTTGGGGTGGGCAGATCGCGGCAGCGCACTTAGAACATGGCATCCGCGGCGACGATTCCAAAGACGATGCAAGGTTCGTTGCCGAGCTTTGTTCTCAATGGGGTGTGCCGCTTATTATGGAGTCTGTCTCCGTGCCTGAGCTGCAGCGTCCTGGCGAGGGACTCGAAGCGGCGGCCAGAAGGATCCGCTACAGTTTCTTGAGAAGAGCGATTAAAGAGACGGGCGCTAGATGGATAGCTCTGGGGCATACCAAAGATGATGTGGTGGAGACCGTTTTGTTTAACCTCTTTAGAGGCAGCGGCATTTACGGATTGGCTGGCATTCCCGAGAGGAGGGGTGAGTTGGTGAGGCCCCTCATAGAGATGCGGAGGGGTGAATTGCGAGAGCTTCTCAAGGAGCACTCCATTCCATGGCGCGAAGACTCCACGAATCTCGACGTTCGTTACTCGCGAAACCTCATCCGCAACGAACTCGTCCCGTGGCTCGAAGAAAGGCTTAATCCCAACGCCTGTGAACACGTAGCTGCCCTCGCTGCAGAAGCCTTCGCCTGGCGTAAGGTGCACGATGGCCGTTGTGACGCAATTCTTGAGACGGTTCGAGCGGAGCTTCCTTTGTCGTTCGTAGCCTGGAGGAGGGCTGCCGCCTTGGCTTTGGTGAATGAAGACGTTACGCTGTCTTCTCTTGTGCGACGCGAGGGAATGTGCTTAGGTCTTAAAGCACTGAGCCGCGGCAGGACAGTGGAGCTGGCCTCGCTCATCGAAAAGGGAGGGATATGGCGATTCCAATGGGAAAAAGACATAGAGGTGTGCGGTTCTTCATCGCACATCGCTTGGGTTCGGCGGGATGTGTTAAAAGGCGGCCCTGCGCCTCTTTATGTGTCTATCGGCGAGGCTCTGTCGATGAGGATGCTCCAGTGGGGGCCGTGGCGGTTCATTTTTGAGGAAGCGCCACTGGAGGCCGCACCGCACGTTGGAACCCATCAAGCTAGGATCTGCTGTAGATCAAAAGATGAAACCGTGATGGTGGCGCCCGTGCGTCGTTTCTGCGATATAAAACATCTCAACACCTTCGTCCCATGGTGGCTGGAGGCATGGTGGCCAATCTTATCTATAAGTAGTACAATAACTTATTGGATGCCGCTTTATGGCGGTTGCCATGAACCTCAAAATGCATCAGGGCCGAGAATGAGCATTTGTGTGGCTTGCACTGTCGAAGAGGAAAGGCAATCCGTCAGGGGGGAATGA
- the hpt gene encoding hypoxanthine phosphoribosyltransferase, which translates to MIRLSFELDRMLISEEALQSRVKELASQISADFTNKKLVAVAILKGAVVFLVDLMRCLDPSVELHIDFMAVSSYGASTQSSGILKITKDLDVDVKGENVLLVEDIVDTGLTLSYLVRLLQEREPSSLKVCVLLDKPDRREAEVQVDYCGFSIPNEFVVGYGLDCAGMWRNLSSIYVVKERGELA; encoded by the coding sequence ATGATCAGGTTGTCCTTTGAGCTGGACAGGATGTTAATCTCAGAAGAGGCGCTTCAGTCTCGCGTGAAGGAATTGGCTTCTCAAATATCAGCCGATTTCACTAACAAAAAGCTCGTGGCAGTGGCTATACTTAAAGGTGCAGTAGTCTTTTTGGTTGACCTGATGCGATGCCTTGATCCTTCTGTAGAACTTCACATTGACTTCATGGCCGTTTCGTCGTATGGGGCTTCGACTCAGTCAAGTGGGATTCTCAAGATTACGAAGGATTTGGACGTTGACGTCAAAGGTGAAAACGTCCTCTTGGTCGAGGATATAGTGGATACAGGGTTAACCCTGTCTTACCTTGTGAGGCTGTTGCAGGAAAGAGAACCGTCGAGTCTTAAGGTGTGTGTACTCTTGGATAAGCCTGATCGCAGGGAAGCAGAGGTGCAGGTGGATTATTGCGGGTTTTCTATACCGAATGAGTTTGTTGTGGGATATGGGTTGGATTGCGCCGGAATGTGGCGCAACCTCTCTTCTATATATGTAGTGAAGGAGAGAGGCGAGCTTGCATGA